A single genomic interval of Poecile atricapillus isolate bPoeAtr1 unplaced genomic scaffold, bPoeAtr1.hap1 scaffold_289, whole genome shotgun sequence harbors:
- the LOC131574397 gene encoding cysteine/serine-rich nuclear protein 2-like isoform X2 — translation MAALPSAGIKRKPEDSGLGSGSGLGSGSGLGSGSGLGSGSGLGSAASSGATSDDEIATSDSGDSCDSGSSGSTGPPSILRRSRARRGGKRVRFAQVTVYYFARRQGFTCVPSAGGSSLGMAPRHHRARRYSLSQFAHLRQVSHRQHLRQHLRREKLRARRRELTQNGTVPSAEAAGLTLADVSDDDLDVGQVEVGDYFYLQPLPTKRRRALLRASGVRRIDAEERQELRALRLSREQCGCLCRLTCEPRTCACSQAGIQCQVDRTSFPCGCSRDGCGNVAGRIEFNPLRVRTHFLHTLMKLELENRREEEEEEGAAALPGPTWPPPQPPETQDFQEYLAENERAVLHLQTAEELERLKAEEDSGSGSGGEGGGVCVLGEHLDDTWQVKPPPCPGLTSTILIPAQFPLESSVLCYPAGQPAPGGSQPYLPDAPGLYCQVEPRAGAKGGSGHVEHPAPASSPPGKELGVAPVPAAVSKGGAPQNLPEHLEHPHLPI, via the exons ATGGCCGCGCTCCCGAGCGCCGGGATCAAGCGCAAGCCGGAGGATtcgggattgggatcaggatcgggattgggatcaggatcgggattgggatcaggatcgggattgggatcaggatcgggattgggatcggcCGCATCCAGCGGCGCCACCTCGGACGATGAGATCGCCACGAGCGACAGCGGCGACAGCTGCGACAGCGGCAGCTCCGGCAGCACCGGGC cccCGTCCATCCTGCGGCGCTCGCGGGCGCGCCGGGGCGGGAAGCGCGTGCGCTTCGCTCAGGTCACCGTTTACTACTTCGCCCGGCGCCAGGGCTTCACCTGCGTGCCCAGCGCCGGCGGCAGCTCCCTGGGCATGGCCCCGCGGCACCACCGCGCCCGCAGGTACAGCCTCAGCCAGTTCGCTCACCTGCGCCAGGTGAGCCACCGGCAGCACCTGCGGCAGCACCTCCGCAGGGAGAAACTGCGCGCCAGGAGGAGAGAG ctgaCCCAGAACGGGACGGTGCCGTCGGCCGAGGCCGCGGGGCTGACCTTGGCCGACGTGTCCGACGATGACCTGGACGTGGGGCAGGTGGAGGTGGGCGATTATTTCTACCTGCAGCCGCTGCCCACCAAGCGGCGCCGGGCGCTGCTCCGCGCCTCGGGCGTGCGCAGGATCGATGCCGAGGAGCGGCAGGAGCTGCGGGCGCTGCGCCTGTCCCGCGAGCAGTGCGGCTGCCTCTGCCGCCTCACCTGCGAGCCGCGCACCTGCGCCTGCAGCCAGGCCGGCATCCAGTGCCAG GTGGATCGCACGTCGTTCCCGTGCGGCTGCTCCCGGGACGGCTGCGGGAACGTGGCCGGGCGGATCGAGTTCAACCCCCTGCGCGTCCGCACCCACTTCCTGCACACCCTGatgaagctggagctggagaaccggcgggaggaggaggaagaggagggagcaGCCGCCCTCCCCGGCCCCACCTGGCcgcccccacagccccccgaGACTCAGGACTTCCAGGAATACCTGGCGGAGAACGAGCGGGCGGTGCTGCACCTGCAGACGGCCGAGGAGCTGGAGAGGCTGAAGGCTGAGGAAGACTCTGGAAGCGGCTCTGGGGGAGAGGGGGGTGGGGTCTGTGTCCtgggggagcacctggatgACACCTGGCAGGTGAAACCACCCCCGTGCCCCGGGCTCACCTCCACCATCCTCATCCCAGCCCAGTTCCCGCTGGAATCTTCTGTGCTGTGCTACCCTGCCGGGCAGCCGGCCCCGGGGGGCTCCCAGCCTTACCTGCCCGATGCACCTGGGCTCTACTGCCAGGTGGAGCCACGGGCCGGTGCCAAGGGTGGGAGTGGCCACGTGGAgcatccagctccagcctccagcccccctgggaaggagctgggggtcgcacctgtccctgctgctgtgagCAAGGGAggagcaccccaaaatctcccagagcacctggagcacccccACCTGCCCATATGA
- the LOC131574397 gene encoding cysteine/serine-rich nuclear protein 2-like isoform X1, producing MSSVGLGIYPGEKPGNAVLVLRRDPECLGALRRVVPSRPRRALHASRAPMAALPSAGIKRKPEDSGLGSGSGLGSGSGLGSGSGLGSGSGLGSAASSGATSDDEIATSDSGDSCDSGSSGSTGPPSILRRSRARRGGKRVRFAQVTVYYFARRQGFTCVPSAGGSSLGMAPRHHRARRYSLSQFAHLRQVSHRQHLRQHLRREKLRARRRELTQNGTVPSAEAAGLTLADVSDDDLDVGQVEVGDYFYLQPLPTKRRRALLRASGVRRIDAEERQELRALRLSREQCGCLCRLTCEPRTCACSQAGIQCQVDRTSFPCGCSRDGCGNVAGRIEFNPLRVRTHFLHTLMKLELENRREEEEEEGAAALPGPTWPPPQPPETQDFQEYLAENERAVLHLQTAEELERLKAEEDSGSGSGGEGGGVCVLGEHLDDTWQVKPPPCPGLTSTILIPAQFPLESSVLCYPAGQPAPGGSQPYLPDAPGLYCQVEPRAGAKGGSGHVEHPAPASSPPGKELGVAPVPAAVSKGGAPQNLPEHLEHPHLPI from the exons ATGAGTTCTGTTGGATTGGGGATTTATCCGGGAGAAAAGCCCGGGAATGCCGTGCTGGTGCTCCGCAGGGATCCCGAATGTCTCGGTGCTCTCCGCAGGGTGGTCCCGTCCCGTCCCCGCCGGGCTCTCCATGCGAGCCGAGCCCCGATGGCCGCGCTCCCGAGCGCCGGGATCAAGCGCAAGCCGGAGGATtcgggattgggatcaggatcgggattgggatcaggatcgggattgggatcaggatcgggattgggatcaggatcgggattgggatcggcCGCATCCAGCGGCGCCACCTCGGACGATGAGATCGCCACGAGCGACAGCGGCGACAGCTGCGACAGCGGCAGCTCCGGCAGCACCGGGC cccCGTCCATCCTGCGGCGCTCGCGGGCGCGCCGGGGCGGGAAGCGCGTGCGCTTCGCTCAGGTCACCGTTTACTACTTCGCCCGGCGCCAGGGCTTCACCTGCGTGCCCAGCGCCGGCGGCAGCTCCCTGGGCATGGCCCCGCGGCACCACCGCGCCCGCAGGTACAGCCTCAGCCAGTTCGCTCACCTGCGCCAGGTGAGCCACCGGCAGCACCTGCGGCAGCACCTCCGCAGGGAGAAACTGCGCGCCAGGAGGAGAGAG ctgaCCCAGAACGGGACGGTGCCGTCGGCCGAGGCCGCGGGGCTGACCTTGGCCGACGTGTCCGACGATGACCTGGACGTGGGGCAGGTGGAGGTGGGCGATTATTTCTACCTGCAGCCGCTGCCCACCAAGCGGCGCCGGGCGCTGCTCCGCGCCTCGGGCGTGCGCAGGATCGATGCCGAGGAGCGGCAGGAGCTGCGGGCGCTGCGCCTGTCCCGCGAGCAGTGCGGCTGCCTCTGCCGCCTCACCTGCGAGCCGCGCACCTGCGCCTGCAGCCAGGCCGGCATCCAGTGCCAG GTGGATCGCACGTCGTTCCCGTGCGGCTGCTCCCGGGACGGCTGCGGGAACGTGGCCGGGCGGATCGAGTTCAACCCCCTGCGCGTCCGCACCCACTTCCTGCACACCCTGatgaagctggagctggagaaccggcgggaggaggaggaagaggagggagcaGCCGCCCTCCCCGGCCCCACCTGGCcgcccccacagccccccgaGACTCAGGACTTCCAGGAATACCTGGCGGAGAACGAGCGGGCGGTGCTGCACCTGCAGACGGCCGAGGAGCTGGAGAGGCTGAAGGCTGAGGAAGACTCTGGAAGCGGCTCTGGGGGAGAGGGGGGTGGGGTCTGTGTCCtgggggagcacctggatgACACCTGGCAGGTGAAACCACCCCCGTGCCCCGGGCTCACCTCCACCATCCTCATCCCAGCCCAGTTCCCGCTGGAATCTTCTGTGCTGTGCTACCCTGCCGGGCAGCCGGCCCCGGGGGGCTCCCAGCCTTACCTGCCCGATGCACCTGGGCTCTACTGCCAGGTGGAGCCACGGGCCGGTGCCAAGGGTGGGAGTGGCCACGTGGAgcatccagctccagcctccagcccccctgggaaggagctgggggtcgcacctgtccctgctgctgtgagCAAGGGAggagcaccccaaaatctcccagagcacctggagcacccccACCTGCCCATATGA
- the LOC131574398 gene encoding dynactin subunit 2-like isoform X1, with translation MADPKYADLPGIARNEPDVYETSDLPEDDQAEFEAEELSSTSVEHLIINPNAAYEKFRDKRLGTEGVDFSDRIGRTRTTGYEAGEYEMLGEGLGAKETPQQRFQRLQHEVQELLRDVEQIQSSVKESGAEEELTPMALARQVEVLKQQLLSSHLEKVLGPGATVDFADPEGALAKRLLQQLEVAKCSKTTPGKGPARGPVPAGDAVTFELYWRPEQDQFAQSAKVSELEKRLAQLEAAMRCEPDSQVSAQNPLLVGLKGSSLMDTVQVLQAKVNVLDVAVLDQVEARLQSVLGKVNEIAKHKATVQDADTQSKIHQLYETLQSWDAVASALPDVVQRLVTLRDLHEQATQFGQVLVHLDTTQQEIAGALKDNAVLLAEVQKTMKDNLAIVEDNFADIDARIKRLQK, from the exons gaggagctgagcaGCACCAGCGTGGAGCACCTGATCATCAACCCCAACGCTGCCTACGAGAAGTTCCGGGACAAGCGCCTGGGCACCGAGGGTGTGG ATTTCTCTGACCGCATCGGCCGGACACGGACGACAGGTTACGAGGCTGGAGAGTATGAGATG CTGGGTGAGGGTCTTGGTGCCAAGGAGACGCCACAGCAGCGATTCCAGCGGTTGCAGCACgaggtgcaggagctgctccgGGATGTGGAGCAGATCCAG AGCTCGGTGAAGGAGTCGGGGGCTGAGGAGGAGCTCACGCCCATGGCCCTGGCCAGGCAGGTGGAGgtgctgaagcagcagctgctcagctccCACCTGGAGAAGGTGCTGGGCCCTGGTGCCACCGTCGACTTCGCTGACCCCGAGGGTGCCCTGGCCAA gcggctgctgcagcagctggaggtggcCAAATGCAGCAAAACCACTCCGGGGAAGGGCCCTGCGCGGGGCCCCGTCCCTGCCGGCGATGCCGTCACCTTCGAGCTCTACTGGAGGCCGGAGCAGGACCAGTTTGCCCAGTCTGCCAAG gtGTCAGAGCTGGAGAAACgtctggcacagctggaggcgGCCATGAGGTGTGAGCCTGACAGCCAGGTGAGCGCCCAG AACCCACTGCTGGTGGGGCTGAAGGGCTCCAGCCTCATG gacacggtgcaggtgctgcaggccAAGGTGAACGTTCTGGATGTGGCTGTGCTGGACCAGGTGGAGGCTCGGCTGCAG AGCGTCCTGGGGAAGGTGAACGAGATCGCCAAGCACAAGGCCACAGTGCAGGACGCTGACACCCAGAGCAAG ATCCACCAGCTGTACGAGACGCTGCAGAGCTGGGACGCTGTGGCCAGTGCCCTGCCCGACGTGGTGCAGCGCCTGGTGACCCTGCGGGACCTGCACGAGCAAG CCACCCAGTTCGGGCAGGTGCTGGTGCACCTGGACACGACACAGCAGGAGATCGCGGGGGCTCTCAAGGACAACGCGGTGCTGTTGGCTGAG GTGCAGAAGACGATGAAGGACAACCTGGCCATCGTCGAGGACAACTTTGCCGACATCGATGCCCGCATCAAGCGGCTGCAGAAGTGA
- the LOC131574398 gene encoding dynactin subunit 2-like isoform X2 — translation MADPKYADLPGIARNEPDVYETSDLPEDDQAEFEAEELSSTSVEHLIINPNAAYEKFRDKRLGTEGVDFSDRIGRTRTTGYEAGEYEMLGEGLGAKETPQQRFQRLQHEVQELLRDVEQIQSSVKESGAEEELTPMALARQVEVLKQQLLSSHLEKVLGPGATVDFADPEGALAKRLLQQLEVAKCSKTTPGKGPARGPVPAGDAVTFELYWRPEQDQFAQSAKVSELEKRLAQLEAAMRCEPDSQNPLLVGLKGSSLMDTVQVLQAKVNVLDVAVLDQVEARLQSVLGKVNEIAKHKATVQDADTQSKIHQLYETLQSWDAVASALPDVVQRLVTLRDLHEQATQFGQVLVHLDTTQQEIAGALKDNAVLLAEVQKTMKDNLAIVEDNFADIDARIKRLQK, via the exons gaggagctgagcaGCACCAGCGTGGAGCACCTGATCATCAACCCCAACGCTGCCTACGAGAAGTTCCGGGACAAGCGCCTGGGCACCGAGGGTGTGG ATTTCTCTGACCGCATCGGCCGGACACGGACGACAGGTTACGAGGCTGGAGAGTATGAGATG CTGGGTGAGGGTCTTGGTGCCAAGGAGACGCCACAGCAGCGATTCCAGCGGTTGCAGCACgaggtgcaggagctgctccgGGATGTGGAGCAGATCCAG AGCTCGGTGAAGGAGTCGGGGGCTGAGGAGGAGCTCACGCCCATGGCCCTGGCCAGGCAGGTGGAGgtgctgaagcagcagctgctcagctccCACCTGGAGAAGGTGCTGGGCCCTGGTGCCACCGTCGACTTCGCTGACCCCGAGGGTGCCCTGGCCAA gcggctgctgcagcagctggaggtggcCAAATGCAGCAAAACCACTCCGGGGAAGGGCCCTGCGCGGGGCCCCGTCCCTGCCGGCGATGCCGTCACCTTCGAGCTCTACTGGAGGCCGGAGCAGGACCAGTTTGCCCAGTCTGCCAAG gtGTCAGAGCTGGAGAAACgtctggcacagctggaggcgGCCATGAGGTGTGAGCCTGACAGCCAG AACCCACTGCTGGTGGGGCTGAAGGGCTCCAGCCTCATG gacacggtgcaggtgctgcaggccAAGGTGAACGTTCTGGATGTGGCTGTGCTGGACCAGGTGGAGGCTCGGCTGCAG AGCGTCCTGGGGAAGGTGAACGAGATCGCCAAGCACAAGGCCACAGTGCAGGACGCTGACACCCAGAGCAAG ATCCACCAGCTGTACGAGACGCTGCAGAGCTGGGACGCTGTGGCCAGTGCCCTGCCCGACGTGGTGCAGCGCCTGGTGACCCTGCGGGACCTGCACGAGCAAG CCACCCAGTTCGGGCAGGTGCTGGTGCACCTGGACACGACACAGCAGGAGATCGCGGGGGCTCTCAAGGACAACGCGGTGCTGTTGGCTGAG GTGCAGAAGACGATGAAGGACAACCTGGCCATCGTCGAGGACAACTTTGCCGACATCGATGCCCGCATCAAGCGGCTGCAGAAGTGA
- the LOC131574396 gene encoding DNA damage-inducible transcript 3 protein-like, whose protein sequence is MLPCQSRVSRSHWLLPARALRQAALKAARRGGQGAARDDADEDEPGTASGAGPGGAGATQKGIQEKVWPRRPPHLRAACAGPDVTMAAEGLWGPGGPPGWELEGWYQDLQEVLAAEPPGTAPTWGPEQVEPGPGGCGLDLALAEELLALLGPEGAAPAEPPGAAPGGSGPARPGPAEEEEEERGARRKRRGGPGAPRERDGERRVRELTAHNERLRAEIQRLSAEVQRTRAALIDRIVNLRQV, encoded by the exons ATGCTTCCCTGCCAATCACGGGTCTCGCGCTCCCATTGGCTGCTGCCAGCGCGAGCGTTGCGTCAGGCTGCTCTTAAAGCGGCGCGGCGGGGGGGGCAGGGCGCAGCGCGGGACGATGCGGACGAGGATGAACCGGGGACAGcgagcggagcggggccggggggagccggggccACCCAGAAAG gcaTCCAGGAGAAAGTGTGGCCTCGCCGACCACCACACCTGAGAGCAG cctgtgctgggcccGACGTGACAATGGCGGccgaggggctgtgggggccgggcGGCCCCCCcggctgggagctggaggggtgGTACCAGGACCTGCAGGAGGTGCTGGCGGCGGAGCCCCCCGGAACCGCCCCCACCTGGGGGCCCGAGCAG GTGGAACCGGGCCCGGGGGGCTGCGGGCTGGACCTGGCTCTGGCCGAGGAgctgctggcgctgctggggCCGGAGGGAGCGGCTCCAGCGGAACCCCCGGGCGCGGCCCCCGGCGGgagcggcccggcccggccgggccccgccgaggaggaggaggaagagcgggGGGCGCGGAGGAAGCGgcgcggcggccccggggctCCGCGGGAGCGGGACGGGGAGCGGCGGGTGCGGGAGCTGACGGCGCACAACGAGCGGCTCCGTGCGGAGATCCAGCGGCTCAGCGCCGAGGTGCAGCGCACCCGGGCCGCGCTCATCGACCGCATCGTCAACCTGCGCCAGGTGTAG
- the LOC131574395 gene encoding methionine--tRNA ligase, cytoplasmic-like, whose protein sequence is MRLRVPPGAPAALKVLAAAGAAPAPVRPHLGGPAERPRSLPSPPRDPGLELELDNGTVLFSANAICQYFYLCRGEEPTDLTTQWLEWEATELQPAVAAALYLRLVQGRAGPDTLGVLQHLLAHLEQHLARSGSTHLAGDAASVADVVVWGSLFPVLQDETSLPSELQVLRSWFRSMSLWEPCRDAAALLPEALRELRTHLAQHPPPLLNPRHEPQDEEGPERTLTDDDIAAAVDIWAQGPAALPPPRQPRTPVLPVEGERNVLITSALPYVNNVPHLGNIIGCVLSADTFARYCRLRNWNTLFVCGTDEYGTATETRALEEGLSPQELCDRYHAVHADVYTWFRISFDHFGRTTTPQQTRIAQDIFQRLLARGFLLQDTLEQLRCESCGRYLADRFVEGTCPFCGYAEARGDQCDKCGKLINAVELKNPQCKLCRGTPVVTPTQHLFLDLPKLEGQLEAWLERTWASGDWTANARHITRTWLRDGLKPRCITRDLTWGTPVPLDGFRDKVFYVWFDAPIGYLSITANYTEQWERWWKNPQQVELYNFMAKDNVPFHSVVFPCSLLGADDNYTLVKHLIATEYLNYEDGKFSKSRGVGVFGDMAKDTGIPADVWRFYLLYLRPEGQDSAFSWADLLLKNNSELLNNLGNFINRAGMFVCKFFAGTVPDMVLTAEDQRLLARLTLEIRQYHQLMEKVRIRDALRCVLSISRHGNQYIQVNEPWKRIKGDERDRQRAGTVTGVAVNVAAALAALLQPFVPGVSAAIQGQLRIPPERCGLGPGLTCTLPAGHRVGTVSPLFQKLEPEQVEALRQRFGGTQAKEPPPASVPTPAPNTSAAPGDPKLIQELTEQVAKQGNLVRQLKAAQAEKAQVDAQVAKLLELKQQLALAEGRSPEVPKGKRKK, encoded by the exons ATGCGGCTCCGGGTCCCGCCGGGCGCTCCCGCCGCCCTCAAGGTGCTCGCGGCCGCCGGTGCCGCTCCCGCCCCCGTCCGGCCGCACCTGGGCGGCCCCGCAG AGCGGCCGCGCTCCCTCCCGAGCCCTCCCCGCGAtcccgggctggagctggagctggacaaCGGCACCGTCCTGTTCTCTGCCAACGCCATCTGCCA GTATTTTTACCTGTGCCGAGGGGAGGAGCCCACCGACCTCACCACGCAGTGGCTGGAATGGGAGGCCACGGAGCTGCAG cccgcGGTGGCCGCTGCCCTGTACCTGAGGCTGGTGCAGGGCCGGGCGGGGCCCGACACCCTCGGGGTCCTGCAGCACCTCTTGGctcacctggagcagcacctggcCCGGAGCGGCAGCACCCACCTGGCCGGG GATGCCGCCTCGGTGGCTGATGTGGTGGTGTGGGGCAGCctattcccagtgctccaggaCGAGACCAGTCTGCCCA gtgagctgcaggtgctgcgCTCCTGGTTCCGCTCCATGTCCCTGTGGGAGCCGTGCCGGGACGCGGCCGCGCTGCTGCCGGAGGCGCTGCGGGAGCTCCGGACGCACCTGGCCCAGCACCCCCCGCCCCTCCTGAACCCCCGCCACGAGCCCCAG GACGAGGAGGGGCCGGAGCGGACGCTGACCGATGACGACATCGCGGCTGCCGTGGACATCTGGGCCCAGGGCCCCGCGGCGCTGCCCCCGCCCCGGCAGCCACGGACACCTGT GTTACCTGTGGAGGGCGAGAGGAACGTCCTGATCACCAGCGCGCTGCCCTACGTCAACAACGTCCCTCACCTGGGCAACATCATCGGCTGCGTCCTCAGCGCCGACACCTTCGCCAG GTACTGCCGGCTGCGGAACTGGAACACGCTGTTCGTGTGTGGCACGGACGAGTACGGCACGGCCACGGAGACGCGGGCGCTGGAGGAGGGGCTGAGCCCGCAGGAGCTCTGTGACCGTTACCACGCCGTGCACGCCGACGTCTACACCTGGTTCCGCATCTCCTTCGACCACTTCGGCCGCACCACCACGCCCCAGCAGACCAG GATTGCCCAGGACATTTTCCAGCGGCTGCTGGCGCGGGggttcctgctgcaggacacgctggagcagctcaggtgtGAGAGCTGTGGGCGGTACCTGGCCGATCGTTTCGTGGAGGGCACCTGCCCCTTCTGTGGCTACGCCGAGGCTCGTGGGGACCAGTGTGACAAGTGTGGGAAGCTCATCAACGCCGTGGAGCTCAAG AACCCCCAGTGCAAGCTCTGCCGTGGTACCCCGGTGGTGACGCCCACCCAGCACCTGTTCCTGGACCTGCCCAAG CTCGAGGGGCAGCTGGAGGCCTGGCTGGAGCGCACCTGGGCCTCAGGTGACTGGACGGCCAACGCGCGGCACATCACGCGCACCTGGCTGCGGGACGGGCTCAAACCGCGCTGCATCACCCGCGACCTCACCTGGGGCACCCCGGTGCCCCTCGACGGCTTCCGTGACAAG GTGTTCTACGTGTGGTTCGACGCTCCCATCGGGTACCTGTCCATCACAGCCAACTACACCGAGCAGTGGGAGCGGTGGTGGAAGAACCCCCAGCAG GTGGAGCTCTACAACTTCATGGCCAAGGACAACGTCCCCTTCCACAGCGTCGTGTTCCCCTGCTCGCTGCTGGGCGCCGATGACAACTACACCCTGGTGAAGCACCTCATCGCCACAG aGTACCTGAACTACGAGGATGGGAAATTCTCCAAGAGCCGGGGCGTGGGCGTGTTCGGGGACATGGCCAAGGACACCGGGATCCCTGCCGACGTCTGGCGCTTCTACCTGCTGTACCTGCGGCCCGAGGGCCAGGACAGCGCCTTCTCCTGGGCCGACCTCCTGCTCAAGAACAACTCAGAGCTGCTCAACAACCTGGGCAACTTCATCaacag ggctggcatGTTTGTGTGCAAGTTCTTCGCGGGTACCGTGCCCGACATGGTGCTCACAGCTGAGGACCAGCGGCTCCTGGCCCGGCTCACCTTGGAGATCCGCCAGTACCACCAGCTGATGGAGAAAGTCCG CATCCGCGACGCGCTCAGGTGCGTGCTCAGCATCTCCCGCCACGGCAACCAGTACATCCAGGTGAACGAGCCCTGGAAGCGCATCAAGGGCGATGAGAGGGACAG GCAGCGCGCAGGGACAGTGACCGGTGTCGCGGTGAACGTGGCGGCCGCTCTGGCCGCGCTGCTCCAGCCCTTCGTGCCCGGGGTCAGCGCCGCCATCCAGGGCCAGCTCCGCATCCCCCCGGAGCGCTGCGGCCTCGGGCCCGGCCTCACCTGCACCCTGCCCGCCGGGCACCGCGTCGGCACG GTGAGCCCCCTGTTCCAGAAACTGGAGCCCGAGCAGGTGGAAGCCCTGCGCCAGCGCTTCGGGGGAACGCAG GCCAAAGAGCCCCCCCCAGCCTCAGTCCCCACTCCAGCCCCCAACacttctgcagctccaggtgaccccaaactgaTCCAGGAGCTGACTGAGCAAGTGGCCAAGCAG GGCAACCtggtgaggcagctgaaggCTGCCCAGGCAGAGAAGGCCCAGGTGGACGCCCAGGTGGCCAAACTGCTggagctgaagcagcagctggcactggctgAAGGCCGGAGCCCTGAGGTCCCCAAGGGCAAGCGGAAGAAGTAG